From a region of the Streptomyces tirandamycinicus genome:
- a CDS encoding LysR family transcriptional regulator, with amino-acid sequence MDVDTRLLRSFVAVAEEGSLTRAAERLFVSQPALTRQVRQLETLLGVVLFARSRAGMALTEPGRALARRVPSLLADWDRTLRETKGAASRSERVLRVGFLASAANEATPSIIAEFARRRPGWRVEMRQAAWSNPSAGLADGDVDAALLRLPFPGQDALRVAELLEEPRWVALPSGHPLAARAEVAFRDLWDEPFVAAPPETGPWRDYWLAADERGGRPVRIGAVTDQPDDWLSAIANGYGVALAPESAARFYARPGVAYRPVSGVSPSRVGVAWAPVDDGNEVVRDFVDCCREAVAGLR; translated from the coding sequence ATGGATGTCGACACCCGGTTGCTGCGCTCCTTCGTCGCCGTGGCGGAGGAGGGGAGCCTGACCCGCGCGGCGGAGCGGCTGTTCGTGTCGCAGCCCGCCCTGACCAGGCAGGTCCGGCAGCTGGAGACACTGCTGGGCGTGGTGCTGTTCGCGCGCTCCCGGGCCGGTATGGCGCTTACCGAACCGGGCCGGGCCCTGGCGCGGCGGGTCCCGTCGCTGCTGGCGGACTGGGACCGGACGCTGCGGGAGACGAAGGGCGCGGCAAGCCGCTCGGAGCGGGTACTGAGGGTCGGCTTCCTGGCCAGTGCGGCCAACGAGGCGACACCGTCCATCATCGCGGAGTTCGCCCGGCGCCGGCCGGGCTGGCGGGTGGAGATGCGGCAGGCGGCCTGGTCGAACCCGAGCGCGGGGCTGGCCGACGGGGACGTCGACGCCGCCCTGCTGCGGCTGCCGTTCCCCGGCCAGGACGCGCTGCGCGTGGCGGAGTTGCTGGAGGAGCCCCGGTGGGTGGCCCTGCCCTCCGGCCATCCGCTGGCCGCGCGTGCGGAGGTGGCGTTCCGCGACCTGTGGGACGAGCCGTTCGTGGCGGCGCCGCCGGAGACCGGTCCCTGGCGGGACTACTGGCTGGCGGCGGACGAGCGCGGTGGCCGGCCGGTCCGTATCGGCGCCGTCACCGACCAGCCGGACGACTGGCTCAGCGCGATCGCGAACGGCTACGGGGTCGCGCTCGCGCCCGAGTCCGCCGCCCGCTTCTACGCCCGGCCGGGGGTCGCCTACCGGCCGGTGAGCGGTGTCAGCCCCAGCCGGGTCGGAGTGGCGTGGGCTCCCGTGGACGACGGCAACGAGGTGGTGCGGGACTTCGTCGACTGCTGCCGCGAGGCGGTGGCCGGGTTGCGATGA
- a CDS encoding DoxX family protein yields the protein MFTAYAVVTVVTIAANAVEAVANFLRARFVVANAAAVGVAPSWLPALGALKGAAALGLLLGLLGFTAIGLAAATGLVLFFIGALVFHVRARVFHNLAGPLLFLALSAAALVLAAAVPAGHGA from the coding sequence ATGTTCACCGCCTACGCAGTCGTCACCGTCGTCACCATCGCGGCCAACGCCGTGGAGGCCGTCGCCAACTTCCTCCGGGCGCGGTTCGTGGTCGCCAACGCCGCCGCGGTCGGCGTTGCGCCGTCCTGGCTGCCCGCCCTCGGCGCGCTGAAGGGCGCCGCGGCCCTGGGGCTCCTGCTCGGTCTCCTCGGCTTCACCGCCATCGGCTTGGCCGCCGCCACCGGGCTGGTGCTCTTCTTCATCGGCGCCCTCGTGTTCCACGTCCGCGCCCGTGTCTTCCACAACCTCGCGGGACCGCTGCTCTTCCTGGCCCTGTCGGCCGCGGCGCTCGTGCTCGCGGCCGCGGTCCCGGCCGGCCACGGAGCCTGA
- a CDS encoding GH92 family glycosyl hydrolase — protein MRPRSSPRHPHARSAALVAAASLLVVTAHSAAVALPARPAAPAPEFSSSFEAGETQPEWRNTVDTGPDGAKRSAGVDGGFTSGIPGNVTDKVVELRASGENAAAGETKENLVDLQPSTKWLTFEPAGWVEFGTDGPVKVVTYALTSANDFAERDPRDWTLKGSADGEDWTVLDTREGQTFDKRFQTRMYGIDAAKAGPYAHYRLEITRNNGASGIVQLADVQFSDGDTGSPVPEDMRSHVDRGPAGSPTAKANAGFTGKRALRYAGTHKPDGRAYSYNKVFDVDTAVRRDTELSYRIFPSMPETDPLYPATNVAVDLAFTDGTYLSDLRAVDSHGGPLTPRGQGAAKRLYVNQWNHVASRIGSVAAGKTVDRILVAYDAPKGPAKFQGWVDDIRIAPKAPRKRLAHLSDYASTVRGTHSSGSFSRGNTFPATAVPHGFNFWTPVTNAGSLSWLYEYARGNNADNLPTVQAFSASHEPSPWMGDRQTFQLMPSAAEGTPDTGRAARALPFRHERETARPHYYGVTFENGLKAEITPTDHAAMMRFTYPGDDASVVFDNVTEQAGLTLDPATSSFTGYSDVKSGLSTGATRLFVYGVFDAPVTSSASQGVTGHLRFDAGEDRTVTLRIATSLIGVDQARKNLAQEIPASASFGRIKDRAQHAWDRLLGRVEVEGATHDQLVTLYSSLYRLYLYPNSGFEKVDGRDRYASPFSPQTGPDTPTRTGAKIVDGRVYVNNGFWDTYRTTWPAYSLLTPKKAGELVDGFVQQYRDGGWISRWSSPGYADLMTGTSSDVAFADAYVKGVRGFDAEEAYEAALKNATVAPPHRGVGRKGMETSPFTGYASTETHEGLSWSLEGHLNDYGLSRMAAALHAKTGKARYREESAYFLNRARNYVTLFDRKAGFFQGRDAKGGWRVPSDAYDPRVWGYDYTETNGWGYAFTAPQDSRGLANLYGGRPGLAGKLDTYFATPETASPEFVGSYGSVIHEMTEARDVRMGMYGHSNQVAHHVAYMYNAASQPWKTQEKVREVLSRLYTGSEIGQGYHGDEDNGEQSAWFLFSALGFYPLVMGSGEYAVGSPLFEKATVHLENGRELVVKAPRNSARNIYVQGLKVNGERWDSTALPHALLARGGTLEFAMGPEPSRWGTGGDAAPVSITRDDKVPSPRRDAISGTGALFDDTSGTQAALEAGVDLPVAEGTRAVQYTLTSAARDTAPAGWVLQGSRDGTVWADLDRRSGESFAWDRQTRVFTVARPGTYREYRLVPAVGAVKPVLAEVELLS, from the coding sequence ATGCGGCCACGATCCAGCCCCAGGCACCCCCACGCCCGCTCGGCCGCCCTGGTGGCGGCCGCTTCCCTGCTGGTGGTGACGGCGCACTCGGCGGCCGTCGCCCTGCCCGCCCGGCCCGCGGCCCCCGCACCGGAGTTCTCCAGCTCCTTCGAGGCCGGCGAGACCCAGCCCGAATGGCGCAACACCGTGGACACCGGACCGGACGGGGCGAAGCGGTCCGCCGGGGTCGACGGCGGCTTCACCTCGGGCATCCCGGGCAATGTCACCGACAAGGTCGTCGAGCTGCGCGCCAGCGGCGAGAACGCCGCCGCCGGGGAGACCAAGGAGAACCTGGTCGACCTCCAGCCGTCCACCAAATGGCTCACCTTCGAACCGGCCGGCTGGGTCGAGTTCGGCACGGACGGCCCCGTCAAGGTCGTCACCTACGCGCTGACCTCGGCCAACGACTTCGCCGAACGCGACCCGAGGGACTGGACGCTCAAGGGCTCGGCGGACGGCGAGGACTGGACGGTCCTGGACACCCGCGAGGGCCAGACGTTCGACAAGCGCTTCCAGACGAGGATGTACGGCATCGACGCGGCGAAGGCCGGGCCGTACGCGCACTACCGCCTGGAGATCACCCGCAACAACGGGGCATCGGGCATCGTCCAGCTGGCCGACGTGCAGTTCTCCGACGGCGACACCGGCAGCCCGGTGCCGGAGGACATGCGCAGCCATGTCGACCGCGGCCCGGCGGGCTCCCCCACCGCGAAGGCCAACGCGGGCTTCACCGGCAAGCGCGCGTTGCGGTACGCGGGCACGCACAAGCCGGACGGCCGCGCGTACTCGTACAACAAGGTCTTCGACGTCGACACGGCCGTGCGTCGGGACACGGAGCTGTCGTACCGGATCTTCCCCTCGATGCCCGAGACCGATCCGCTCTACCCGGCCACCAACGTGGCGGTCGACCTCGCGTTCACCGACGGCACCTATCTGAGCGACCTCCGTGCGGTGGATTCGCACGGCGGGCCGTTGACGCCGCGGGGCCAGGGCGCCGCGAAGCGGCTCTACGTCAACCAGTGGAACCACGTGGCGTCCCGGATCGGCTCGGTCGCCGCGGGGAAGACCGTGGACCGGATCCTGGTGGCGTACGACGCCCCCAAGGGCCCGGCGAAGTTCCAGGGGTGGGTCGACGACATCCGGATCGCCCCGAAGGCGCCCCGGAAGCGGCTCGCGCACCTGTCGGACTACGCGTCGACGGTGCGCGGCACCCACTCCAGCGGCTCGTTCTCGCGCGGCAACACCTTCCCGGCGACGGCCGTCCCGCACGGCTTCAACTTCTGGACCCCGGTGACCAACGCCGGCTCGCTGAGCTGGCTGTACGAGTACGCGCGCGGCAACAACGCCGACAACCTGCCCACGGTGCAGGCGTTCAGCGCCAGCCATGAACCGAGCCCGTGGATGGGCGACCGGCAGACCTTCCAGCTGATGCCGTCCGCCGCCGAGGGGACCCCGGACACCGGCCGCGCCGCCCGCGCCCTGCCCTTCCGCCACGAGAGGGAGACCGCCCGCCCGCACTACTACGGCGTGACGTTCGAGAACGGGCTGAAGGCGGAGATCACCCCCACGGACCACGCGGCGATGATGCGGTTCACCTATCCGGGCGACGACGCGTCGGTCGTCTTCGACAACGTCACGGAGCAGGCCGGGCTGACGCTCGACCCGGCGACCAGCTCCTTCACCGGCTACTCCGACGTCAAGAGCGGGCTGTCCACGGGCGCCACCCGGCTGTTCGTGTACGGCGTCTTCGACGCGCCCGTCACCTCCTCCGCGTCCCAGGGCGTCACGGGCCACCTGCGGTTCGACGCGGGCGAGGACCGCACCGTGACGCTGCGCATCGCCACCTCCCTGATCGGCGTCGACCAGGCCAGGAAGAACCTCGCGCAGGAGATCCCGGCATCCGCCTCCTTCGGCCGGATCAAGGACCGGGCGCAGCACGCCTGGGACAGGCTCCTCGGCCGGGTGGAGGTCGAGGGCGCCACCCATGACCAGCTGGTGACCCTGTACTCCTCGCTCTACCGGCTGTACCTCTACCCGAACTCCGGCTTCGAGAAGGTCGACGGCAGGGACCGCTACGCCAGCCCCTTCTCGCCGCAGACCGGCCCGGACACCCCGACCCGTACCGGCGCGAAGATCGTCGACGGCCGGGTGTACGTGAACAACGGCTTCTGGGACACCTACCGCACGACCTGGCCGGCCTACTCCCTCCTCACCCCGAAGAAGGCGGGCGAACTGGTCGACGGGTTCGTCCAGCAGTACCGGGACGGCGGCTGGATCTCCCGCTGGTCCTCCCCCGGCTACGCCGACCTGATGACCGGCACCTCCTCCGACGTCGCCTTCGCCGACGCGTATGTGAAGGGCGTCCGAGGCTTCGACGCGGAGGAGGCGTACGAGGCGGCGCTGAAGAACGCGACGGTGGCCCCGCCGCACCGGGGCGTGGGCCGCAAGGGCATGGAGACCTCGCCGTTCACCGGCTACGCCTCCACCGAGACGCACGAGGGCCTGTCCTGGTCGCTGGAGGGCCACCTCAACGACTACGGCCTGTCGAGGATGGCGGCGGCCCTCCACGCGAAGACGGGGAAGGCGCGCTACCGGGAGGAGTCCGCCTACTTCCTGAACAGGGCCCGCAACTACGTGACGCTGTTCGACCGGAAGGCGGGATTCTTCCAGGGCCGCGACGCGAAGGGCGGCTGGCGGGTCCCCTCGGACGCCTACGACCCGAGGGTCTGGGGCTACGACTACACCGAGACCAACGGCTGGGGCTACGCGTTCACCGCGCCGCAGGACAGCCGCGGGCTGGCGAACCTGTACGGCGGCCGGCCGGGGCTCGCCGGGAAGCTCGACACCTACTTCGCGACCCCGGAGACGGCCTCACCGGAGTTCGTCGGCTCGTACGGCAGCGTCATCCACGAGATGACCGAGGCCCGCGACGTGCGGATGGGCATGTACGGGCACTCCAACCAGGTCGCCCACCACGTCGCCTACATGTACAACGCGGCCTCCCAGCCGTGGAAGACGCAGGAGAAGGTGCGCGAGGTGCTGTCCCGCCTCTACACCGGCAGCGAGATCGGGCAGGGCTACCACGGCGACGAGGACAACGGCGAGCAGTCGGCCTGGTTCCTGTTCTCCGCGCTCGGCTTCTATCCGCTGGTGATGGGCAGCGGGGAGTACGCGGTCGGCTCCCCGCTCTTCGAGAAGGCCACGGTCCACCTGGAGAACGGCCGCGAACTGGTGGTGAAGGCGCCCCGGAACAGCGCCCGCAACATCTACGTCCAGGGCCTGAAGGTGAACGGCGAGCGCTGGGACTCCACCGCGCTCCCGCACGCGCTGCTGGCGCGGGGCGGCACCCTGGAGTTCGCCATGGGCCCGGAGCCGTCGCGCTGGGGCACCGGCGGGGACGCCGCGCCCGTCTCGATCACCCGCGACGACAAGGTGCCCTCGCCCCGCCGGGACGCCATCAGCGGCACGGGCGCGCTCTTCGACGACACCTCCGGTACTCAGGCGGCGCTGGAGGCGGGCGTGGACCTGCCGGTCGCGGAGGGCACACGGGCCGTGCAGTACACGCTCACCTCCGCGGCGCGCGACACGGCTCCGGCGGGCTGGGTGCTGCAGGGCTCCCGGGACGGCACGGTGTGGGCCGACCTGGACCGGCGGTCCGGTGAGTCGTTCGCCTGGGACCGGCAGACACGGGTCTTCACGGTCGCCCGGCCCGGCACCTACCGGGAGTACCGGCTGGTCCCGGCTGTGGGCGCGGTGAAGCCCGTGCTGGCGGAGGTCGAGTTGCTGTCCTGA
- the ngcE gene encoding N-acetylglucosamine/diacetylchitobiose ABC transporter substrate-binding protein, translating into MGSTSGHPNGGLGRRDLIKRSAALGLVTLPAMGFLSACASGDGGAGGSKVEKGKVTKANPLGVNETAPLEVVIFDGGFGQQYAIDAEKKYNAAFPKAPKVTHKATQKIQSELQPRFNGGTPPDLIDNSGAEQMDMGVLVGKKQLADLTPLLDAPSIDDPAKKVRDTLRPGIVEMGQFDGAPVWILYYAYTVYGVWYSRTALDRLDAQYPETWDEMLALCEKAKKQGIAGWTYAGKHPYYLPFSLYPFIAKIGGREVLESIDNLEPNAWKHPAVKAAFEAYYELQRKGYILKGTPGLDHIQSQTAWTKGRALFIPNGSWVENEAASTMPKDFDLAVSAPSGLDASDKMPFGTLWASGGEPFIVPAKAKNVEGGMEQLRIMLSEESSKNFTRQVKSLTAFDGGTDGIELTPGLRSGVAALEKAGENVVNPRLQDWYVKLQKEQIGVAGLGEMMAGRLTPAEAISRIQGFADRAAQDSSVKKYKHQ; encoded by the coding sequence ATGGGATCCACCTCCGGCCACCCGAACGGCGGTCTCGGCCGCCGCGATCTGATCAAGCGGTCCGCGGCGCTCGGCCTGGTCACTCTTCCCGCGATGGGCTTCCTGTCCGCCTGCGCCAGCGGCGACGGCGGCGCAGGCGGCTCCAAGGTCGAGAAGGGCAAGGTCACCAAGGCCAACCCGCTCGGCGTCAACGAGACCGCGCCCCTCGAAGTCGTCATCTTCGACGGCGGCTTCGGCCAGCAGTACGCCATCGACGCGGAGAAGAAGTACAACGCGGCCTTCCCGAAGGCCCCCAAGGTCACGCACAAGGCCACCCAGAAGATCCAGTCCGAGCTCCAGCCCCGCTTCAACGGGGGCACCCCGCCGGACCTCATCGACAACTCCGGCGCCGAGCAGATGGACATGGGCGTCCTCGTCGGCAAGAAGCAGCTCGCCGACCTCACCCCGCTGCTGGACGCGCCCTCGATCGACGATCCGGCCAAGAAGGTCCGGGACACGCTGCGCCCCGGCATCGTCGAGATGGGCCAGTTCGACGGCGCACCGGTCTGGATCCTCTACTACGCCTACACGGTCTACGGCGTCTGGTACTCGCGGACCGCGCTCGACCGGCTCGACGCGCAGTACCCCGAGACCTGGGACGAGATGCTCGCCCTGTGCGAGAAGGCGAAGAAGCAGGGCATCGCGGGCTGGACGTACGCCGGAAAGCACCCCTACTACCTGCCGTTCTCGCTCTACCCGTTCATCGCCAAGATCGGCGGCCGGGAGGTCCTGGAGTCCATCGACAACCTGGAGCCGAACGCCTGGAAGCACCCGGCCGTCAAGGCCGCGTTCGAGGCGTACTACGAGCTCCAGCGGAAGGGCTACATCCTCAAGGGCACCCCCGGCCTGGACCACATCCAGTCCCAGACCGCCTGGACCAAGGGCAGGGCGCTGTTCATCCCCAACGGCTCCTGGGTGGAGAACGAGGCGGCGAGCACCATGCCGAAGGACTTCGACCTCGCCGTCTCCGCGCCCTCCGGACTCGACGCCTCGGACAAGATGCCCTTCGGCACCCTCTGGGCCTCCGGCGGCGAGCCCTTCATCGTCCCGGCGAAGGCGAAGAACGTCGAGGGCGGCATGGAGCAGCTTCGGATCATGCTCAGCGAGGAGTCCTCGAAGAACTTCACCCGGCAGGTGAAGTCGCTGACCGCGTTCGACGGCGGCACCGACGGCATCGAGCTGACGCCGGGTCTGAGGTCGGGCGTCGCCGCGCTGGAGAAGGCCGGCGAGAACGTCGTCAACCCGCGGCTCCAGGACTGGTACGTCAAACTCCAGAAGGAGCAGATCGGCGTCGCCGGTCTGGGCGAGATGATGGCCGGACGACTCACCCCGGCCGAGGCCATCAGCAGGATCCAGGGCTTCGCCGACCGGGCAGCCCAGGACTCGTCCGTCAAGAAGTACAAGCACCAGTGA
- a CDS encoding carbohydrate ABC transporter permease — protein sequence MQHGKYRFIVGFLAAPLALYTLFVVWPFVQSIYYSFTDWTGLSPEFSMVGLDNYARLMDDDVFWKSLQHSLLFALLLPVVTIGLALFFAFMINVGGRPRRGAAVSGVRGSSFYKVAYFFPQVLSIAIVALLFQFAYNPESGAINSGLRAIGLGDVQPLWLGDPDLALWCVMAVLVWSTVGFFVVLFSAGMASIPRDFYEAALLDGASRVTTFFRITLPLLRDTIQSGWVYMGILALGAESFAVVQIMTTGPGGPDYSTTVLVLYVYQSAFRDGAAAYATTIGVALLIVTLAFAAAVMRLGRRERLEY from the coding sequence ATGCAGCACGGCAAGTACCGGTTCATCGTGGGGTTCCTGGCGGCCCCCCTGGCGCTGTACACGCTCTTCGTCGTCTGGCCGTTCGTCCAGTCCATCTACTACTCGTTCACGGACTGGACCGGTCTGAGCCCGGAATTCTCCATGGTCGGCCTCGACAACTACGCCAGGCTCATGGACGACGACGTCTTCTGGAAGTCGCTGCAGCACAGCCTGCTGTTCGCGCTGCTGCTGCCGGTGGTGACGATCGGCCTCGCCCTGTTCTTCGCCTTCATGATCAATGTGGGCGGGCGGCCCCGCAGGGGCGCCGCGGTCTCCGGGGTGCGCGGCTCGTCGTTCTACAAGGTCGCCTACTTCTTCCCGCAGGTGCTCTCGATCGCGATCGTCGCCCTGCTCTTCCAGTTCGCGTACAACCCGGAGAGCGGGGCGATCAACTCCGGGCTGCGGGCGATCGGACTCGGCGACGTCCAGCCGCTGTGGCTCGGTGACCCCGACCTCGCCCTGTGGTGTGTGATGGCGGTCCTCGTCTGGTCCACGGTCGGCTTCTTCGTCGTCCTGTTCTCCGCGGGCATGGCGTCCATCCCCCGGGACTTCTACGAGGCGGCGCTGCTGGACGGCGCGAGCCGGGTCACCACCTTCTTCCGGATCACCCTGCCGCTGCTGCGGGACACCATCCAGTCGGGCTGGGTCTACATGGGCATCCTCGCGCTCGGCGCCGAGTCCTTCGCGGTGGTGCAGATCATGACCACGGGGCCGGGCGGCCCCGACTACTCGACCACGGTGCTGGTGCTGTACGTCTACCAGTCGGCGTTCCGCGACGGCGCGGCGGCCTACGCGACGACGATCGGCGTCGCCCTGCTCATCGTCACGCTGGCCTTCGCGGCCGCCGTGATGAGGCTGGGCCGCCGCGAGCGCCTGGAGTACTGA
- a CDS encoding carbohydrate ABC transporter permease, giving the protein MKTTETSPAGTAEPLHEMKAAPPGAGPGKGGGRGRGRVLNAFSHGVLVLWAFMVVMPLLWAVMTSFKDDNAIFSSPWALPDRLHFENWSRAWSQAHMSDYFLNTVLVVAGSLAGTLLLGSMAAYVLARFDFPGNRFLYFLFIGGMSFPIMLALVPLFFVMNNIQLLNTIHGLILVYIAYSLPFTVFFLTAFFRTLPTSVAEAALIDGASHTRTFFQVMLPMAKPGLISVGIFNFLGQWNQYMLPTVLNTEPEHKVLSQGLVQLAVSQGYKGDWSGLFAGLVMAMLPVLAAYVVFQRQVVAGLTAGALK; this is encoded by the coding sequence GTGAAGACGACCGAGACCTCTCCCGCGGGCACCGCGGAACCCCTGCACGAGATGAAGGCCGCTCCGCCCGGCGCGGGGCCGGGGAAGGGCGGCGGGCGGGGCCGCGGCAGGGTCCTCAACGCCTTCTCGCACGGCGTGCTGGTCCTGTGGGCCTTCATGGTCGTCATGCCGCTGCTGTGGGCGGTGATGACGTCCTTCAAGGACGACAACGCGATCTTCAGCTCGCCGTGGGCGCTGCCGGACCGGCTCCACTTCGAGAACTGGTCCCGCGCCTGGAGCCAGGCGCATATGAGCGACTACTTCCTGAACACGGTCCTGGTGGTCGCCGGCTCCCTCGCGGGCACCCTGCTGCTGGGCTCGATGGCGGCGTACGTGCTGGCCCGGTTCGACTTCCCCGGGAACCGCTTCCTCTACTTCCTCTTCATCGGGGGGATGAGCTTCCCGATCATGCTGGCGCTGGTCCCGCTGTTCTTCGTCATGAACAACATTCAGCTCCTGAACACCATCCACGGCCTGATCCTGGTGTACATCGCCTACTCGCTGCCGTTCACCGTGTTCTTCCTGACCGCCTTCTTCCGTACGCTGCCGACCTCGGTGGCCGAGGCGGCGCTGATCGACGGGGCCTCGCACACCCGGACGTTCTTCCAGGTCATGCTGCCGATGGCCAAGCCCGGACTGATCAGCGTCGGGATCTTCAACTTCCTCGGCCAGTGGAACCAGTACATGCTGCCGACGGTGCTCAACACCGAGCCGGAGCACAAGGTGCTCTCCCAGGGCCTGGTGCAGCTGGCCGTCAGCCAGGGGTACAAGGGCGACTGGTCCGGCCTGTTCGCGGGCCTGGTGATGGCGATGCTGCCGGTGCTCGCCGCGTACGTCGTCTTCCAGCGCCAGGTCGTCGCGGGCCTCACGGCGGGCGCCCTGAAGTAG
- a CDS encoding ROK family transcriptional regulator: METPGSQTSLHRANLERVVRAVRLAGSLTQAEIARSTGLSAATVSNIVRELKEGGTVEVTPTSAGGRRARSVSLSGDAGIVVGVDFGHTHLRVAIGNLAHQVLAEESEPLDVDASSAQGFDRAELLVKRLIEATGIGPDKIVGVGLGVPGPIDVESGTLGSTAILPGWSGINPSQELSGRLGVPVYVDNDANLGALGELVWGSGRGVKDLAYIKVASGVGAGLVIEGQIYRGPGGTAGEIGHITLDESGPVCRCGNRGCLETFAAARYVLPLLQSSHGPDLTMEKVVQLAREGDPGCRRVVADVGRHVGSGVANLCNLLNPSRVVLGGSLAEAGELVLAPIRESVSRYAIPSAARRLSVLPGALGARAEVLGALALVLGEMGDSTLLDSSVPAGTPAFT, from the coding sequence ATGGAGACTCCGGGGTCGCAGACATCTCTGCATCGGGCCAATCTCGAACGGGTCGTACGGGCCGTGCGCCTGGCCGGTTCGCTCACCCAGGCCGAGATCGCGAGGAGCACGGGCCTGTCCGCCGCCACCGTCTCCAACATCGTCCGGGAACTGAAGGAGGGCGGGACCGTCGAGGTCACCCCCACCTCCGCGGGCGGCCGCCGGGCCCGCAGCGTGTCGCTCAGCGGGGACGCCGGCATCGTCGTGGGCGTCGACTTCGGCCATACGCACCTGCGCGTCGCCATCGGCAACCTGGCCCACCAGGTCCTCGCCGAGGAGTCCGAGCCGCTCGATGTGGACGCCTCCTCCGCCCAGGGCTTCGACCGGGCCGAACTGCTGGTCAAACGGCTCATCGAGGCCACCGGCATCGGACCCGACAAGATCGTCGGGGTGGGTCTGGGCGTGCCCGGGCCGATCGACGTGGAGTCCGGCACCCTGGGCTCCACGGCGATCCTGCCGGGCTGGAGCGGCATCAACCCCAGCCAGGAGCTGTCCGGCCGGCTCGGCGTGCCCGTGTACGTCGACAACGACGCCAACCTCGGTGCGCTGGGCGAACTGGTCTGGGGGAGCGGCCGCGGGGTGAAGGACCTCGCCTACATCAAGGTCGCCAGCGGTGTCGGCGCCGGCCTCGTCATCGAGGGCCAGATCTACCGCGGACCCGGCGGCACGGCGGGGGAGATCGGGCACATCACCCTGGACGAGTCGGGACCGGTCTGCCGCTGCGGCAACCGGGGCTGCCTGGAGACGTTCGCGGCGGCCCGCTACGTACTGCCGCTGCTCCAGTCCAGCCACGGCCCTGACCTGACCATGGAGAAGGTCGTCCAGCTGGCGCGGGAGGGCGACCCGGGCTGCCGGCGGGTCGTCGCCGACGTCGGCCGGCACGTCGGCAGCGGCGTGGCCAACCTGTGCAACCTGCTGAATCCCAGCAGGGTGGTCCTGGGCGGCAGCCTCGCCGAGGCCGGGGAACTGGTGCTCGCGCCGATCCGCGAGTCCGTCTCCCGGTATGCCATCCCCAGCGCCGCCCGGCGGCTCTCCGTCCTCCCGGGGGCGCTCGGCGCCCGGGCCGAAGTGCTGGGGGCGCTGGCCCTCGTGCTCGGCGAAATGGGCGATTCGACCCTTCTCGACAGCTCGGTACCGGCCGGTACTCCTGCCTTCACTTAG
- a CDS encoding substrate-binding domain-containing protein → MNTQMRRVAVAVTAAAMAVSLAACGSAKESGDAGAKTGTAKGDELTIGLLLPENQTARYEKFDKPLIEKKISELTNGKAKVVYANAKQDATLQTQQVDTMITNKVDALIVDAVDSKAIAGGVKKAKDAGIPIVAYDRLAEGPVDAYTSFDNEEVGRVQGEALLEALGDKAKSGQIVMMNGSVTDPNAALFKKGAHSVLDGKVNVGKEYDTKEWKPENANANMEAAISALGKDKIVGVYSANDGMAGGIITALKAGGFDKLPPVTGQDAELAGVQRIVAGEQFMSIYKPYAPEAAAAAEMAVALAKGQSLDAIATSKVDSPTTKGIPSVLVPVVSLTKDNIKDSVIKDGVYTAADICTPKFKAACDAIGLK, encoded by the coding sequence ATGAACACGCAGATGCGTCGCGTCGCCGTGGCCGTCACCGCGGCCGCGATGGCCGTGTCCCTCGCCGCCTGCGGCAGCGCCAAGGAGTCCGGTGACGCCGGCGCCAAGACCGGTACCGCCAAGGGCGACGAGCTCACCATCGGTCTCCTGCTCCCGGAGAACCAGACCGCGCGCTACGAGAAGTTCGACAAGCCGCTCATCGAGAAGAAGATCAGCGAGCTGACGAACGGCAAGGCGAAGGTCGTCTACGCCAACGCCAAGCAGGACGCGACGCTGCAGACGCAGCAGGTCGACACCATGATCACCAACAAGGTCGACGCGCTGATCGTCGACGCGGTGGACTCCAAGGCCATCGCCGGCGGCGTCAAGAAGGCGAAGGACGCGGGCATCCCGATCGTCGCCTACGACCGGCTCGCCGAAGGCCCCGTCGACGCCTACACCTCCTTCGACAACGAAGAGGTCGGCCGGGTCCAGGGCGAGGCCCTCCTCGAGGCGCTCGGCGACAAGGCCAAGAGCGGCCAGATCGTCATGATGAACGGCTCCGTCACCGACCCGAACGCCGCGCTCTTCAAGAAGGGCGCCCACTCCGTCCTCGACGGCAAGGTGAACGTCGGCAAGGAGTACGACACCAAGGAGTGGAAGCCGGAGAACGCCAACGCCAACATGGAGGCCGCGATCTCGGCCCTCGGCAAGGACAAGATCGTCGGCGTCTACTCCGCGAACGACGGCATGGCGGGCGGCATCATCACCGCCCTGAAGGCCGGCGGCTTCGACAAGCTCCCGCCGGTGACCGGTCAGGACGCCGAACTCGCCGGTGTGCAGCGCATCGTCGCGGGCGAGCAGTTCATGAGCATCTACAAGCCGTACGCGCCGGAGGCCGCCGCGGCCGCCGAGATGGCCGTCGCGCTCGCCAAGGGCCAGAGCCTCGACGCGATCGCCACGTCCAAGGTCGACAGCCCCACCACCAAGGGCATCCCGTCCGTGCTCGTCCCGGTCGTCTCCCTGACCAAGGACAACATCAAGGACTCGGTCATCAAGGACGGCGTCTACACCGCCGCCGACATCTGCACCCCGAAGTTCAAGGCCGCCTGCGACGCGATCGGCCTGAAGTAG